CGCCGACAGCGGGCTCGGGCCCGAGCTGCACCCCGACCCCCCGGGCCGGGTGCGGTTCGTGCGGGCCGACCCCGCCGAGGCGGCAGGTCGGCTGGCCGGCATCCTGCGTGAGGAGCGGGCCGACGTCCTGCTGCACTACGAGCCCAACGGGGGCTACGGCCACCGCGACCACCGTCGCGTCCACGAGGTCGGCACGCTCGCGGCGCGACAGGCGGGCACGCCGCGAGCGCTGCAGGCGACGGTGCCGCGCGACACCATCTGCCGGGCCATCGACCTCGCCGCCAAGGTCTACCGCTTCCCCCCGGAGTTCGACCGGTCGAGCTTCGACACGGCGTTCTCGGCGCGCAGCGAGATCACCCACCGGATCTCGGTGCGACGCCACATCCGGGCGAAGCGCGCGTCGATGCGCGCCCACGTTTCTCAGGCGAGCGCCGACGGGGGCGCCGACCGCACCCTGGCCGCCTTCCTGCGCATCCCCCGCCCGCTCTACGACCTCGTCTTCGGCCGCGAGTGGTACGTCGACGCCGCGGCGCGGCCGGGTGACCCCGTGCGCCGCGACA
This is a stretch of genomic DNA from Terracoccus luteus. It encodes these proteins:
- a CDS encoding PIG-L deacetylase family protein, encoding MRPTPPPPTRRTVVAFHAHPDDEALLTSGTMARAAAEGHRVVLVVATDGGLGLAASEYGGEGSGEGSGGGRAADLGDTRLSELRASADALGVARVETLGYADSGLGPELHPDPPGRVRFVRADPAEAAGRLAGILREERADVLLHYEPNGGYGHRDHRRVHEVGTLAARQAGTPRALQATVPRDTICRAIDLAAKVYRFPPEFDRSSFDTAFSARSEITHRISVRRHIRAKRASMRAHVSQASADGGADRTLAAFLRIPRPLYDLVFGREWYVDAAARPGDPVRRDIFEGLPPRDGTR